One genomic segment of Pseudomonas fortuita includes these proteins:
- a CDS encoding VRR-NUC domain-containing protein: MKPAIMKPVRAKKPRAKPVDREGPEQAALMEEIALRYPDVFELIYHVPNGGHRHKKVAEKLKDQGVKAGIPDLVLPMARGGYFGMYIEFKATVDPAPVSPSQQACIRRLNDQGYLAIVCRGHFDAMEQLRAYLLLPKTEVAA, encoded by the coding sequence GTGAAGCCGGCGATCATGAAGCCTGTACGGGCCAAGAAGCCTCGGGCGAAGCCTGTAGACCGGGAAGGCCCAGAGCAGGCCGCGTTGATGGAAGAAATCGCGCTTCGCTACCCGGACGTATTCGAGCTGATCTACCACGTACCGAATGGCGGCCACAGGCACAAGAAGGTTGCTGAAAAGCTGAAGGACCAGGGCGTGAAGGCCGGCATCCCTGATCTGGTGCTGCCGATGGCCCGGGGCGGCTATTTCGGCATGTACATCGAATTCAAGGCGACGGTTGACCCCGCGCCCGTCTCGCCCAGTCAGCAGGCGTGTATCCGGCGCCTAAATGATCAGGGCTATCTCGCCATCGTGTGCCGAGGGCACTTCGACGCTATGGAGCAGCTGCGGGCCTACTTGCTGCTGCCGAAAACGGAGGTTGCAGCATGA
- a CDS encoding tyrosine-type recombinase/integrase: MTNTAAVKISDAEIRRQAAGQVRDLRALGNHGLYFRFHRSRERGSWYLIHKGKWNLIGSYPELSAAKVAAALPDIRLRLEAGEGSNLSSWVLTGELLAWFAERMSRDRNLSTKRKSTAASAIKQHLVPRLGQIPLAQIDKALLDRELMWPLQESLSIDYVRLVFQLLALAFRQARKLGKISSNPMAGIRFGDFSKAKVKVKPSRLRGVHLDDLMARMKSTLANRPQHGVLALMMLCHGTRLGETRLARWSHISLAEREWFIPAEHTKTSVQHRLPLTDQVRFLLMAYREIQRNEGYDGEFLFPGRQGKPMSEAKASAVFTVMGQGEWTSHDLRKLARTGWADLGVDHLVGELLINHAMGHNVKVYIQSDVMARKREALEKWHAHLDQKGFASVHGLTGDRSTDSWILCKAAERAGFGGLPVSTISEDSK, translated from the coding sequence ATGACCAACACCGCCGCTGTGAAAATCAGCGATGCAGAGATTCGCCGGCAGGCCGCCGGCCAGGTGCGTGACCTGCGCGCTCTGGGCAACCACGGCCTGTATTTTCGCTTTCACCGTTCCCGGGAGCGCGGGTCTTGGTACCTGATCCACAAGGGCAAGTGGAACCTGATCGGCTCATACCCTGAGCTGAGCGCTGCCAAGGTGGCCGCTGCGCTGCCTGATATCCGCCTGCGGCTGGAAGCGGGTGAGGGTTCCAACCTATCGAGCTGGGTGCTGACCGGCGAGTTGCTGGCTTGGTTCGCTGAGCGCATGTCCCGCGACCGCAACCTGTCGACCAAGCGCAAGAGCACGGCGGCGTCGGCTATCAAGCAGCACCTGGTGCCGCGGCTCGGCCAGATCCCGCTGGCCCAGATCGACAAGGCGCTGCTCGACCGCGAGCTGATGTGGCCGCTGCAAGAGTCGTTGTCGATCGACTACGTGCGCCTCGTGTTCCAATTGCTGGCCTTGGCGTTCCGGCAGGCTCGCAAGCTCGGCAAGATCAGCTCGAACCCCATGGCCGGCATCCGCTTTGGTGATTTCTCCAAGGCCAAGGTCAAGGTCAAGCCGTCGCGCCTGCGTGGTGTGCACCTCGACGACCTGATGGCCCGCATGAAGAGCACGCTGGCCAACCGGCCGCAGCATGGCGTGCTGGCCCTGATGATGTTGTGCCACGGCACCCGACTGGGCGAAACCCGCCTGGCCCGCTGGAGCCACATCAGCCTGGCCGAGCGAGAGTGGTTTATTCCCGCCGAGCACACCAAGACCAGCGTGCAGCACCGTCTGCCACTGACCGACCAGGTGCGTTTCCTGCTGATGGCCTACCGCGAGATCCAGCGCAACGAAGGCTACGACGGCGAGTTTCTGTTCCCGGGGCGCCAGGGCAAGCCCATGAGCGAGGCCAAGGCATCCGCCGTGTTCACCGTTATGGGGCAGGGCGAGTGGACCAGCCACGACCTGCGCAAGCTGGCCCGCACCGGTTGGGCTGACCTGGGCGTCGACCACCTGGTGGGTGAGCTGCTGATCAACCATGCCATGGGCCACAACGTGAAGGTGTACATCCAGTCCGACGTCATGGCGCGCAAGCGTGAGGCGCTGGAGAAGTGGCACGCCCACCTTGATCAGAAGGGTTTCGCCTCGGTTCACGGCTTGACCGGTGATAGATCAACGGATTCATGGATTCTCTGCAAGGCCGCAGAGCGAGCGGGGTTCGGCGGACTTCCGGTATCCACCATAAGCGAGGATTCAAAATGA
- a CDS encoding antiterminator Q family protein, with protein sequence MSNVEKSAEYLLEHWGRWVVLGSGVSCCASRENTILDPMITDDDALFIDRLVGRLSKRYPECGQVIIKYYTSRDTSLRDVGKKLGFGEEKTRQLWKAGVAWIDGAIEIRREAA encoded by the coding sequence ATGAGCAACGTAGAAAAGTCGGCTGAATACCTGCTGGAGCACTGGGGTCGCTGGGTTGTACTGGGCTCCGGCGTTTCGTGCTGCGCATCGCGGGAGAACACCATCCTCGATCCAATGATCACGGATGACGATGCCTTGTTCATTGACCGTCTGGTAGGCCGGCTCAGTAAGCGTTACCCAGAGTGCGGCCAGGTCATCATCAAGTACTACACCTCCCGCGACACCTCGCTCAGGGATGTTGGCAAGAAGCTTGGCTTTGGTGAGGAGAAGACCCGCCAGCTGTGGAAGGCAGGTGTGGCCTGGATCGATGGTGCGATCGAGATTCGTCGTGAAGCCGCTTGA
- a CDS encoding phage holin, lambda family, whose amino-acid sequence MPNMPEKDPGLWAAVLTWVLAHQPQLYAAGLSVAIAVLRVVYGGGTRRQMFLEGALCGLITLALVPLLEWMGLPQGMATFAGGMVGFMGVEKLRGYSDLFLSRKAQG is encoded by the coding sequence ATGCCAAACATGCCCGAGAAGGATCCTGGCCTGTGGGCCGCTGTGCTCACCTGGGTGCTGGCCCATCAGCCCCAGCTGTATGCCGCTGGCTTGTCGGTCGCGATCGCCGTCCTTCGGGTGGTGTATGGCGGCGGCACCCGCCGGCAGATGTTCTTGGAGGGCGCCTTGTGCGGCCTAATCACCTTGGCCCTGGTGCCGCTGCTCGAATGGATGGGCCTGCCACAGGGCATGGCCACCTTCGCCGGTGGCATGGTTGGTTTCATGGGAGTGGAAAAGCTTCGCGGCTACTCCGATCTGTTCCTGTCTCGCAAGGCGCAGGGGTAA
- a CDS encoding HNH endonuclease, which produces MAGRLKTLDSRIKESIGTRIKVVSPGSWRSGMTSSQRGYDYKWQKAREQYLRDNPLCVYCERSGRTTAASVVDHIVAHRGDMILFWDQANWQSLCKPCHDSVKQAEEAAGLGG; this is translated from the coding sequence ATGGCAGGACGGCTCAAGACCCTCGATTCTCGAATCAAAGAGAGTATCGGTACACGAATCAAAGTTGTATCGCCGGGGAGTTGGCGAAGTGGCATGACCAGCTCCCAGCGTGGCTACGACTACAAGTGGCAGAAGGCCAGAGAGCAATACTTGCGCGACAACCCGCTATGCGTCTACTGCGAGCGGAGTGGCCGCACAACAGCGGCAAGTGTTGTCGACCACATCGTTGCTCACCGTGGAGACATGATTCTCTTCTGGGATCAGGCCAATTGGCAGAGCCTCTGCAAGCCCTGCCACGACTCGGTCAAGCAGGCCGAGGAGGCTGCCGGCCTAGGTGGCTGA
- a CDS encoding terminase small subunit, with product MALTDKKRRFVDALLSGATNREAAIAAGYSEKTASQAGSKLAKDPDVLAEVGRRLKQKQASSTEVKPSRKVKAEQPQEQHADELSLTETDDPRAFLTELMNAEGADMRMRLEAAKTLMPYVHGKVADQGKKEQKAEAAKQVGKGKYSQGKPPLSVVKN from the coding sequence ATGGCTTTAACCGACAAGAAGCGGCGGTTTGTTGACGCTTTGCTGTCGGGTGCCACAAATCGCGAGGCGGCGATCGCTGCCGGATATTCGGAGAAAACCGCGTCGCAAGCGGGCTCCAAGCTTGCGAAGGACCCCGATGTCCTTGCTGAAGTCGGACGCCGGTTGAAGCAAAAGCAGGCTTCCAGCACCGAGGTTAAACCGTCTCGAAAAGTTAAAGCCGAACAACCTCAGGAGCAGCACGCCGATGAGCTGTCGTTAACCGAGACCGACGACCCGCGAGCCTTCCTCACTGAACTGATGAACGCAGAAGGCGCCGACATGCGCATGCGGCTGGAAGCGGCCAAGACGTTAATGCCTTATGTGCACGGCAAGGTCGCCGACCAGGGCAAGAAAGAGCAGAAGGCCGAGGCCGCCAAGCAGGTCGGTAAAGGCAAGTACTCCCAGGGCAAGCCGCCTCTCTCCGTAGTGAAGAACTGA
- a CDS encoding terminase large subunit, which translates to MQWTTACPDWWRCLAASESIIPEPLFPDEAEAGLDVFKGLKIVDAPGSPTIEAACAPWVLAFAGAIFGSYNSETGERLIREVMLCIPKKNSKSTIAAGIMLTALIRNWRLSAEFIILAPTKEIADNSFIPAKDMVNNDDELKALLHVQPHLRLITHRETGATLKVVAADSDVVGGKKAVGVLIDEAWLFGKNPKAADMIREATGGLLSRPEGFIIWLTTQSNEPPAGVFRSKLNYARGVRDGRIDDNRFLPIIYEFSQEMIKSGEARKPENFHLVNPNIDYSVDRPTLERLFMQAELDGEAELRGFLAKHLNIEIGLALMSDAWVGAEFWEAQAATWLNLDEILTRCEVVDVGGDGGGLDDLLGLAVIGREAGTRRWFHWAHAWAHPSVLERRKSEAPRLRDLEKAGDLTIVERIGEDVAQFAAIVARVNATGLLDKVGLDPAGIGSVLDALADAEVEEDKIVGISQGWKLTGAIKTTERKLAEGTLLHCGQPLMAWSCGNAKGVPSANAFLITKQASGTAKIDPLMATINAVSLISLNPEGRGGMDNFMAGIRDPLIA; encoded by the coding sequence ATGCAATGGACAACCGCCTGCCCGGATTGGTGGAGGTGCCTGGCTGCGAGCGAATCAATCATCCCCGAGCCGCTGTTTCCAGACGAAGCTGAAGCCGGCCTCGACGTGTTCAAGGGGCTGAAGATCGTCGATGCCCCGGGCAGCCCCACCATTGAGGCTGCCTGCGCACCCTGGGTCTTGGCATTCGCCGGGGCCATCTTCGGCAGCTACAACAGCGAGACTGGCGAGCGTCTGATCCGCGAAGTGATGCTCTGCATCCCGAAGAAAAACAGTAAATCTACGATCGCTGCAGGGATCATGCTGACCGCACTGATCCGCAACTGGCGTCTTTCGGCTGAGTTCATCATCCTGGCGCCGACCAAGGAGATTGCCGACAACTCGTTCATCCCGGCCAAAGACATGGTCAACAATGACGACGAGCTGAAAGCGTTGCTGCATGTTCAGCCGCACCTGCGGTTGATCACCCATCGCGAGACCGGTGCCACCTTGAAGGTGGTGGCTGCGGATAGCGATGTGGTGGGCGGCAAGAAAGCCGTCGGTGTCCTCATCGACGAAGCTTGGCTATTCGGCAAAAACCCGAAAGCCGCTGACATGATCCGTGAGGCGACTGGCGGTCTGCTGTCGCGACCCGAAGGCTTCATCATCTGGCTCACGACCCAGTCGAATGAGCCGCCGGCGGGTGTGTTCCGCTCCAAGCTCAACTATGCACGCGGCGTGCGTGATGGCCGGATCGACGACAACCGCTTCCTGCCGATCATCTATGAGTTCTCTCAAGAGATGATCAAGAGCGGCGAGGCGCGGAAGCCTGAGAACTTCCACCTGGTCAATCCGAACATCGACTACTCCGTCGACCGCCCCACCCTAGAACGCCTGTTCATGCAGGCTGAACTGGATGGCGAGGCTGAGCTTCGCGGATTTTTAGCCAAGCATCTCAATATTGAGATCGGCCTCGCGCTGATGTCAGACGCATGGGTCGGCGCGGAGTTTTGGGAGGCTCAAGCTGCTACGTGGCTGAACCTTGATGAAATCCTCACCCGGTGCGAAGTGGTCGATGTTGGTGGTGATGGAGGCGGCCTTGATGACCTGCTCGGGCTGGCAGTGATCGGGCGGGAGGCGGGTACCCGCAGGTGGTTCCACTGGGCTCACGCTTGGGCACATCCTTCTGTTCTTGAACGGCGCAAATCTGAGGCTCCGCGACTCAGAGACCTGGAGAAAGCAGGCGACCTCACCATCGTCGAGCGTATTGGTGAAGACGTAGCGCAATTCGCGGCTATCGTCGCCCGGGTCAATGCCACCGGTCTTCTGGATAAGGTGGGGCTCGACCCTGCAGGGATTGGCTCTGTTCTTGATGCCTTGGCGGATGCTGAGGTCGAGGAAGACAAGATCGTCGGCATCTCCCAGGGCTGGAAGCTCACCGGCGCAATCAAGACGACAGAGCGCAAGCTTGCCGAAGGCACGCTGCTGCACTGCGGCCAACCGCTAATGGCCTGGTCCTGCGGTAACGCCAAAGGGGTGCCATCGGCCAACGCGTTCTTGATCACTAAGCAGGCTTCGGGCACAGCAAAGATCGACCCGCTGATGGCTACTATCAACGCCGTTTCTCTGATCAGCCTCAACCCTGAAGGCCGTGGAGGAATGGACAACTTCATGGCTGGCATTCGGGACCCACTGATCGCATGA
- a CDS encoding phage portal protein, translating into MIKTLSQALGAAVTKPSASMSEWLGKTIKLSDGGFWSAFNGAQSSSGKSVSVDKAMRLSTVWACVRIISTSVAGLPLSIYRRMPDGSRESARDFPLYDVVHNSPNEDMAAFHFWQAVVASMLLWGNAYCEIHRSAGRVIALDFLMPSRVDLEFDDDGRLRYFFKPRKGARREIQRQDMLHIPAFTLDGRVGLSAIRYGADVFGSAMSADDAANSTFRNGMMPTVAFSVDKTLNPAQRVEFREYVKTISGALNAGKSPVLEQGVKPEMIGINPADAQLLESRGHSIEEICRWFGVPPWMVMKTDKGSNWGTGLEQQQIAFLTYCIMSFTAPIEQCVNKWCMTAVDRIKFYAEYSLEAFLRADSAGRAAYLSTMGQNGYMTRNEGRRKENLPSMPGGDVLTVQSNLVPLDQLGKQNDSQAARAALMNWLQQPEK; encoded by the coding sequence GTGATTAAAACCCTATCCCAGGCATTGGGGGCTGCTGTTACCAAGCCTTCAGCCAGTATGAGTGAATGGCTGGGCAAGACCATCAAGCTGTCGGATGGAGGTTTCTGGAGTGCCTTCAACGGCGCCCAGTCCAGTAGTGGTAAGTCAGTCAGCGTCGATAAGGCCATGCGATTGTCCACAGTGTGGGCATGCGTTCGGATTATCTCGACTTCGGTAGCTGGCTTGCCGTTGAGCATCTACCGGCGGATGCCCGATGGTAGTCGAGAGAGCGCCCGTGATTTCCCGCTGTACGATGTTGTGCACAACAGCCCCAACGAAGACATGGCTGCCTTTCATTTCTGGCAGGCAGTCGTCGCCTCGATGCTGTTGTGGGGCAACGCCTACTGCGAGATCCATCGCTCTGCTGGGCGCGTCATCGCCTTGGACTTCCTGATGCCGTCGAGAGTCGATCTGGAGTTCGACGACGATGGACGGCTCAGGTATTTCTTCAAGCCCCGAAAGGGAGCCCGTCGAGAGATCCAGCGGCAGGACATGCTGCACATCCCAGCCTTTACCCTGGATGGCCGAGTCGGCCTTTCTGCTATTCGGTACGGTGCAGACGTGTTCGGTTCAGCGATGTCAGCAGACGATGCCGCCAACAGCACGTTCCGAAACGGCATGATGCCCACGGTCGCGTTTTCGGTCGACAAGACGCTCAACCCAGCCCAGCGCGTTGAGTTTCGTGAGTACGTGAAGACCATTTCCGGAGCGCTGAATGCCGGCAAGAGCCCTGTGCTCGAGCAAGGCGTGAAGCCGGAGATGATCGGCATCAACCCTGCCGATGCTCAGCTGCTCGAGTCGAGAGGCCACAGCATCGAAGAGATCTGCCGATGGTTCGGTGTTCCGCCCTGGATGGTGATGAAGACCGACAAGGGCAGCAACTGGGGCACAGGCTTGGAACAGCAGCAGATCGCGTTTCTCACCTACTGCATCATGTCCTTCACGGCGCCTATCGAGCAGTGCGTAAACAAGTGGTGCATGACGGCTGTCGACCGGATCAAGTTCTACGCAGAGTACTCACTTGAAGCGTTCCTGCGTGCGGACAGCGCTGGTCGCGCGGCCTATCTCAGCACGATGGGGCAGAACGGCTACATGACCCGAAACGAGGGCCGGCGGAAAGAAAACCTTCCGAGCATGCCGGGTGGCGATGTACTGACCGTGCAATCCAACCTGGTGCCACTTGACCAGCTGGGCAAGCAAAACGATAGCCAGGCCGCAAGGGCCGCATTGATGAACTGGCTCCAACAGCCGGAAAAGTAA
- a CDS encoding head maturation protease, ClpP-related, whose amino-acid sequence MKHKIQSRGLRSEMSPRALEKWNPAIQAAVENTSDTITVYGVIGEDWYGEGVTLKRIDAALRAIGERDVTVYINSPGGDMFEGIAIYNRLQEHSHQVTTKVLGMAASAASIVFLAGKKREVASSAFLMIHNCWTWLAGNRNYLRDIADDMEEFDAAMADLYAETSGQSTEDMAELMDDETYIRGKRAVELGLATGLLSATEVTERETEDAAQANALKAMDVALAKGGMPRSERRELFASFKSGMPRATGGGTHNAAPPDKPRAVAPDLSASLSAATNLLNSLKGK is encoded by the coding sequence ATGAAGCACAAGATCCAGTCTCGCGGCCTGCGCAGCGAGATGAGCCCGCGCGCGCTCGAAAAATGGAATCCCGCGATCCAGGCGGCCGTCGAGAACACCTCGGACACCATCACTGTTTACGGAGTGATCGGCGAAGACTGGTATGGCGAAGGCGTCACACTGAAACGAATCGATGCCGCTCTGCGGGCCATCGGCGAGCGAGATGTCACCGTCTACATCAACTCGCCAGGCGGCGACATGTTTGAAGGCATTGCTATCTACAACCGTCTGCAGGAGCACAGCCATCAGGTCACCACCAAGGTGCTCGGCATGGCGGCTAGCGCTGCTTCGATTGTCTTCCTGGCTGGCAAAAAGCGTGAGGTGGCCAGCAGCGCCTTCCTCATGATCCACAACTGCTGGACCTGGCTCGCCGGCAATCGCAACTACCTGCGCGATATCGCTGACGACATGGAGGAGTTCGACGCCGCGATGGCAGACCTCTATGCCGAGACCAGTGGCCAGTCGACAGAAGACATGGCCGAGCTGATGGACGACGAAACCTACATCCGCGGCAAGCGTGCCGTGGAGCTTGGCCTGGCCACCGGGCTGTTGTCGGCCACTGAAGTAACCGAGCGCGAAACCGAAGACGCCGCGCAGGCCAATGCGCTCAAGGCCATGGATGTAGCGCTGGCCAAGGGTGGAATGCCTCGCTCCGAGCGCCGCGAACTATTCGCCAGTTTCAAGTCCGGTATGCCTCGCGCTACCGGCGGGGGTACGCACAACGCTGCCCCGCCCGATAAGCCCCGCGCTGTCGCGCCAGACCTCTCCGCCTCTCTGAGCGCGGCAACCAATCTCCTCAATTCTCTGAAAGGAAAGTGA
- a CDS encoding phage major capsid protein, protein MDFEAQVKELNASLKGIGDQIKAQAEATDKQIKASGEMTAETRTKVDELLTKQGELNARLGEAEQKLVNASRDRGNQEEPQKSVGALVIGSEEMQDMNSSFRGSRRVSVPRAAITTATGGDLVPAERLAGVVAPPQRRLTIRDLVAPGQTESNSIEYIRETGFTNNARTVAENTAKPYSDITFALTTANVRTIAHLFKASRQMLDDAKALQSYIDGRARYGLNMAEEAQLLYGNGTGANLQGLVTVAQLYAPQAGLTVVGEQRIDRLRLALLQAELADFPSDGIVLNPIDWAAIELTKDGEGRYIIGQPQEGTNAKLWNRPVVSTQAMTQNDFLVGAFKLGAQIFDRMEIEVLISTENDKDFENNMATIRAEERLAFAIYRDEAFVTGPLVTP, encoded by the coding sequence ATGGACTTTGAAGCCCAAGTCAAAGAACTCAACGCCAGCCTCAAGGGCATTGGTGATCAGATCAAAGCGCAGGCTGAGGCTACCGACAAACAGATCAAGGCGTCAGGCGAGATGACTGCCGAAACCCGTACCAAGGTCGACGAACTGCTGACCAAGCAGGGTGAGCTCAATGCCCGCCTGGGCGAAGCTGAGCAGAAGCTGGTGAACGCCAGCCGTGACCGCGGCAATCAGGAGGAGCCGCAGAAGTCGGTTGGCGCTCTGGTGATCGGCAGCGAAGAAATGCAGGACATGAACTCGTCCTTCCGCGGGTCTCGCCGCGTGTCCGTACCGCGCGCGGCCATTACCACCGCAACCGGCGGGGACCTGGTGCCTGCTGAGCGTTTGGCTGGCGTCGTTGCTCCGCCTCAGCGTCGGCTGACCATTCGCGACCTGGTGGCGCCGGGCCAGACCGAGTCGAACTCCATCGAGTACATTCGCGAGACCGGATTCACCAACAACGCGCGAACCGTGGCGGAGAACACCGCCAAGCCGTACTCCGACATCACCTTCGCGCTGACCACCGCGAACGTCCGCACCATTGCCCACCTGTTCAAGGCGAGTCGGCAGATGCTCGACGATGCCAAGGCACTCCAGAGCTACATCGACGGTCGCGCTCGCTACGGCCTGAACATGGCGGAAGAGGCTCAGCTGCTCTACGGCAACGGTACCGGTGCCAACCTGCAGGGTCTTGTGACTGTTGCTCAGCTGTATGCCCCGCAGGCCGGGCTGACGGTAGTGGGCGAGCAACGGATCGACCGTCTGCGCCTCGCGCTGCTGCAAGCAGAGCTGGCCGACTTCCCCTCGGACGGCATCGTGCTGAACCCCATCGACTGGGCAGCGATCGAGCTCACCAAGGATGGAGAGGGCCGGTACATCATCGGCCAGCCGCAGGAAGGCACCAACGCGAAGCTCTGGAATCGCCCGGTGGTTTCGACTCAGGCCATGACCCAGAACGACTTCCTGGTCGGCGCGTTCAAGCTCGGCGCACAAATCTTCGACCGCATGGAGATCGAAGTGCTGATCTCGACCGAGAACGACAAGGACTTCGAGAACAACATGGCAACGATCCGTGCCGAGGAGCGCCTGGCATTCGCGATCTACCGCGACGAGGCGTTCGTCACTGGCCCGTTGGTCACTCCTTAA
- a CDS encoding head-tail connector protein, protein MSVISLTIARHHLRDPDDDDEYLELLIEAAEGQAMDYLNRRFYADQQALDEAVAADDAGESPMVCNKQIKAACLLILGHLYANREDVVIGTIAIELPQGSKALLTPHRIGWGI, encoded by the coding sequence ATGTCGGTCATCAGCTTGACCATTGCCCGGCATCATCTCCGAGATCCCGACGATGATGACGAATACCTGGAGCTCCTGATCGAGGCGGCAGAAGGGCAGGCTATGGACTATTTGAACCGTCGCTTCTACGCAGATCAGCAAGCGCTGGACGAAGCTGTCGCTGCCGACGATGCCGGCGAGTCCCCCATGGTCTGCAATAAGCAGATCAAGGCTGCCTGCTTGCTGATCCTCGGCCACCTTTACGCCAACCGCGAGGACGTTGTGATCGGAACCATCGCCATCGAACTCCCGCAAGGTTCGAAGGCGCTCCTGACGCCGCATCGTATCGGGTGGGGCATATGA